One genomic segment of Erysipelotrichaceae bacterium 66202529 includes these proteins:
- a CDS encoding response regulator, protein MSRLLIVDDEERIRSMIRKYGEFEGHEIEEAVDGMDAIEKCKQAAYDLIIMDIMMPNLDGFSAVKEIRKDASTPVIMLSARGEEYDRIHGFEIGIDDYVVKPFSPKELMMRVSAILKRYHGDQNTKKKDIYTYEGLKIDFTARKVFIDDKEQEMSPKEYVLLFYLVRNEGIALTREQLIHDVWGYDFYGDDRTLDTHIKLLRKSLQDYSRLIVTLRGVGYRFETEK, encoded by the coding sequence ATGAGCAGGCTGTTAATAGTAGATGATGAGGAACGAATCAGAAGCATGATTCGCAAGTACGGCGAATTTGAGGGACATGAAATTGAGGAAGCAGTTGATGGTATGGATGCTATCGAGAAGTGTAAGCAGGCAGCATATGATTTGATTATAATGGATATTATGATGCCGAATCTGGATGGCTTTTCTGCTGTAAAGGAAATCAGGAAGGATGCTTCAACACCTGTTATTATGCTGTCCGCAAGAGGAGAGGAATATGACAGGATTCATGGCTTTGAAATCGGTATTGATGATTATGTGGTAAAGCCGTTCTCACCAAAGGAGCTGATGATGCGCGTTAGTGCGATATTGAAGCGTTATCATGGTGATCAGAATACAAAAAAGAAGGATATCTATACATATGAAGGATTGAAAATTGATTTTACTGCGCGTAAGGTTTTTATTGATGATAAAGAACAGGAAATGTCACCAAAGGAATACGTACTTTTATTTTATCTGGTACGTAATGAAGGAATAGCTTTGACAAGAGAGCAGCTGATACATGATGTCTGGGGCTATGATTTTTATGGTGACGACAGGACGCTGGATACGCATATTAAGCTGCTGAGAAAAAGTCTGCAGGATTACAGCCGCTTAATAGTAACCCTGCGCGGTGTAGGTTACCGGTTTGAAACAGAAAAATAA
- a CDS encoding HAMP domain-containing protein encodes MKQKNKQKPDFLPKAKKPISVKWKIFVTLVFFIIIIIAVLWFFQVFFLEKFYMFIKSNSVKNAANEVNEVITQKLDGTMDADTYKTKISSIARNGDFCVIVYDEDTSKDPIMGNEGDGKCMLSKSTSYAAHADVITKLKQEAMTKDTGIASKLIEDNAKVEVPFESFRFSLTKEGLMIPRPEAFPTRITSDIKNDGRNKENMKISKGVQNMTYISVVRGSNSHMKISVINAQLTPVNATIETIKTQFIIIAAILTIVALLLAFYLSRKIARPIISINSGAKTLATGQYDVAFNGKGYLEIEELSNTLNYAAKELSKVENLRRELIANMSHDLRTPLTMISGYGEVMRDIPGENTPENVQIIIDETKRLTNLVNDMLDLSKLQAGVQELNAVQVNLTKEIQSIIKRYETLLKQNEYDIRFEYTEDVTVLGDIIKLDQVIYNLINNAINYSGEDHQVIVRQRLHEDSVRIEIIDHGPGIEKDKLPYIWERYYKVDKTHVRSKVGSGLGLSIVKAVLELHKAAYGVHSEEGKGSIFWFSLPYCKTEEADIMK; translated from the coding sequence TTGAAACAGAAAAATAAACAGAAACCAGACTTTCTTCCAAAAGCTAAAAAGCCAATCAGCGTCAAATGGAAAATTTTTGTCACACTGGTATTCTTTATTATCATTATCATCGCCGTTCTCTGGTTTTTTCAGGTCTTCTTCCTGGAAAAATTCTATATGTTTATCAAATCCAATTCTGTAAAGAATGCAGCAAATGAGGTAAATGAGGTAATTACACAGAAGCTGGATGGTACCATGGATGCTGATACCTATAAAACGAAAATTTCCAGCATTGCGCGTAATGGTGATTTCTGTGTCATTGTCTATGATGAGGATACCAGTAAGGATCCAATCATGGGAAATGAGGGGGATGGTAAATGCATGCTCAGCAAGTCAACCAGCTATGCTGCTCATGCGGATGTTATAACGAAGCTGAAACAGGAGGCGATGACAAAGGATACAGGCATTGCTTCTAAATTGATTGAAGACAATGCCAAGGTAGAGGTTCCTTTTGAATCCTTTCGTTTTTCTTTAACAAAGGAAGGTCTTATGATACCGCGTCCCGAAGCCTTTCCAACAAGAATCACATCAGATATAAAAAATGATGGTCGCAATAAAGAAAATATGAAAATTTCCAAGGGAGTACAAAACATGACCTACATCAGTGTAGTCAGAGGAAGTAATTCCCATATGAAAATCAGTGTAATCAATGCACAGCTGACGCCTGTAAATGCGACGATTGAAACAATCAAAACACAGTTTATCATCATTGCGGCAATATTGACGATCGTTGCGCTCCTTCTTGCCTTTTATCTTTCAAGAAAGATTGCACGTCCGATCATTTCTATTAACAGCGGTGCGAAGACACTTGCGACAGGACAATATGATGTGGCATTTAACGGCAAGGGATATCTGGAAATAGAGGAGTTGAGCAATACCTTAAATTATGCCGCAAAGGAGCTTAGCAAGGTGGAAAATCTGCGGCGTGAGCTGATTGCGAATATGAGCCATGATCTGCGCACACCATTGACGATGATCAGCGGATATGGAGAGGTAATGCGTGATATTCCTGGTGAAAATACACCGGAGAATGTACAGATTATCATAGATGAAACTAAGCGGCTAACCAATCTGGTAAATGATATGCTGGATCTTTCCAAGCTGCAGGCAGGGGTACAGGAGCTGAATGCTGTACAGGTGAATCTCACAAAGGAAATACAAAGCATTATCAAACGGTATGAAACCTTATTGAAACAGAATGAATATGATATCCGCTTTGAATATACAGAGGATGTTACGGTTCTGGGAGATATCATTAAGCTGGATCAGGTTATTTATAATTTAATCAATAACGCAATCAATTATAGCGGGGAGGATCATCAGGTCATTGTGCGGCAACGGCTGCATGAGGACAGCGTACGTATTGAAATCATCGACCATGGTCCCGGTATCGAAAAAGATAAGCTTCCGTATATTTGGGAACGTTATTATAAGGTGGATAAGACACATGTACGCTCCAAGGTTGGCAGTGGACTTGGTCTGAGTATAGTAAAGGCAGTCCTGGAGCTGCATAAGGCAGCGTATGGGGTACATAGTGAGGAAGGAAAGGGAAGCATTTTCTGGTTCTCTTTGCCTTACTGCAAAACTGAAGAAGCAGATATAATGAAATAG
- a CDS encoding family 1 glycosylhydrolase — translation MRKNFLWGGSTAANQFEGGWNEGGKGPSICDMMTNGSLKEPRYITKTIDENLFYPNHKASDFYHHYKEDIALMKEMGFKAFRMSISWSRIFPKGIEETPNEEGLQFYDNVFDELLAASIEPIVTISHYENPFYLTETYNGWADRRLVDLYIKFCDTIFKRYQHKVKFWLTFNEINAGVYSFGGYLGLGILNEGTTSNYDQVDIPQQRFQALHHQFIASAKAVQLGHKINPDFKIGCMVALTANYAYSCNPEDQLANQKSWEYCNYYCGDVQVKGEYPYFAKRIWQEHNIEIKMEEGDNEILKAGTVDFFSFSYYMSNCISTDNSLLKTKGNLFGGVKNPYLKANDWGWQIDPLGLRYTLNELYARYQIPLMIVENGLGAIDVVEDGKIHDSYRIEYLREHIKALKDAVDIDNVDLIGFCPWGCIDLVSAGTGEMKKRYGFVYVDADDKGNGTYNRSRKDSFYWYKKVIASNGEDLD, via the coding sequence ATGAGAAAAAACTTTTTATGGGGTGGTTCTACTGCCGCTAATCAATTTGAAGGAGGATGGAATGAAGGAGGAAAAGGTCCAAGTATCTGTGATATGATGACGAATGGCTCGTTGAAGGAGCCTAGATATATCACGAAAACGATCGATGAAAATTTGTTCTATCCAAATCATAAAGCAAGTGACTTCTATCATCATTATAAGGAAGATATTGCATTGATGAAGGAGATGGGGTTCAAGGCGTTTCGTATGAGCATCTCATGGAGCAGAATATTTCCAAAGGGAATCGAAGAAACTCCAAATGAAGAAGGCTTACAGTTTTATGACAACGTATTCGATGAACTGCTTGCGGCTTCCATAGAGCCAATCGTGACCATATCACATTATGAAAATCCGTTTTATTTAACAGAAACGTATAATGGATGGGCAGATAGAAGATTAGTTGATTTATATATTAAGTTTTGTGATACTATATTTAAAAGATATCAGCATAAAGTTAAATTTTGGCTGACATTTAATGAAATCAATGCGGGAGTATATTCCTTTGGTGGATATCTGGGATTAGGTATTCTTAATGAAGGAACAACCTCTAATTATGATCAGGTAGACATTCCACAGCAGAGGTTTCAGGCTTTACATCATCAATTTATCGCATCAGCAAAAGCTGTTCAATTAGGACATAAAATCAATCCAGACTTTAAGATTGGATGTATGGTTGCTTTAACAGCGAATTATGCTTATTCATGTAATCCTGAAGATCAATTAGCAAATCAAAAATCATGGGAATACTGCAATTATTATTGTGGGGATGTACAGGTAAAGGGTGAATATCCTTATTTTGCAAAACGAATATGGCAAGAACATAATATAGAAATCAAAATGGAGGAAGGAGATAACGAAATTTTAAAGGCTGGTACAGTAGATTTCTTTTCCTTCTCCTATTATATGAGTAACTGTATTTCAACGGATAATTCCCTTTTAAAAACAAAGGGAAATCTATTTGGCGGTGTTAAAAATCCTTATTTAAAGGCAAATGATTGGGGTTGGCAAATTGATCCTTTAGGGCTGCGTTATACACTAAATGAACTTTATGCAAGATATCAAATACCACTTATGATTGTGGAGAATGGTTTAGGTGCCATCGATGTAGTAGAGGATGGTAAAATTCATGACAGCTATCGTATAGAATATTTAAGAGAACATATCAAAGCGCTGAAGGATGCCGTTGATATTGACAATGTTGATTTAATTGGTTTTTGTCCATGGGGATGTATTGATCTTGTCAGTGCCGGTACAGGAGAAATGAAAAAGCGTTATGGTTTTGTTTATGTGGATGCTGATGATAAAGGAAACGGAACCTATAATCGCAGCAGAAAGGACTCCTTTTATTGGTATAAAAAAGTAATTGCGTCCAATGGTGAAGATTTAGATTAA
- a CDS encoding PTS glucose transporter subunit IIC, giving the protein MAKKEKYEDLANSVIDLVGGKENITFFTHCITRLRFNVKDKSLVEKEAIEQVQGVMGCQWSGEQLQIIIGQAVGDAYQLICKKTGLAQQDAVNENLDSEKKKFSFAAILEGITGSIIPLIPIFMATGLIKVLMVLANLVGILPAESSTYLVLGYASDAPLYFMPIFVAYTAAKKFKTDPSLAMGLCCLLVFPSLMNSFTEGTSVTLFGLPIYAATYTNMIFPSIMVVFVMSYVERFFKKVMPEIIRIMMVPLCTVIVMLPLTLCLIAPAGIVLGDGITWIVEEIYNNVGFLGVGILSGIYPILIVTGMHSTLAPVCMSFFTKFGYDPLIIPACYIANFTQSAAAFAVTVKSKNRNTKGVASSASLTAFLAGVTEPALFGVNFRFKTPLIASVIGGFVGGCYAGIMGSKLVAMSGLGVFALAGFMSTDIMNFVNYIIGVVIAMVVTFVLTLLLFKEKEN; this is encoded by the coding sequence ATGGCGAAGAAAGAAAAATACGAAGATTTAGCAAATAGTGTTATTGATCTGGTCGGTGGAAAAGAAAATATAACATTTTTCACGCATTGCATTACACGTTTACGTTTTAATGTGAAGGATAAAAGCTTAGTGGAAAAAGAAGCTATAGAGCAAGTACAGGGGGTTATGGGTTGTCAGTGGTCTGGTGAGCAATTACAAATCATCATTGGTCAAGCTGTAGGTGATGCTTATCAGCTGATTTGTAAAAAAACAGGGCTTGCACAGCAGGACGCCGTTAATGAAAATCTGGATAGTGAGAAAAAGAAATTCAGCTTTGCGGCAATATTAGAAGGTATCACAGGTTCCATCATACCTTTGATTCCGATTTTCATGGCAACGGGATTGATTAAGGTTTTAATGGTTCTGGCGAATCTTGTAGGTATTCTTCCGGCAGAATCCTCCACCTATCTTGTTTTAGGATATGCAAGTGATGCTCCATTGTATTTTATGCCGATTTTTGTAGCGTATACAGCTGCTAAAAAGTTTAAGACTGATCCCAGCTTGGCGATGGGCTTATGCTGTTTATTAGTATTTCCTTCTCTAATGAATTCATTTACAGAAGGCACATCTGTTACACTGTTTGGATTGCCTATTTATGCAGCTACATATACAAATATGATATTCCCATCTATTATGGTTGTATTTGTAATGAGTTATGTGGAACGGTTCTTTAAAAAAGTGATGCCGGAAATCATTAGAATTATGATGGTTCCTCTGTGTACTGTTATTGTTATGCTGCCTCTTACGCTTTGCCTGATAGCTCCTGCAGGAATTGTTTTAGGCGATGGAATCACATGGATCGTGGAAGAAATCTATAACAATGTTGGATTTTTAGGTGTAGGTATTTTATCAGGAATATATCCTATTCTAATCGTAACAGGAATGCATTCTACATTGGCTCCGGTCTGCATGTCATTCTTTACTAAATTTGGCTATGATCCATTGATAATTCCAGCTTGTTATATTGCGAACTTTACACAATCTGCTGCAGCGTTTGCGGTAACCGTTAAATCCAAAAACAGGAATACAAAAGGTGTTGCCAGTTCAGCATCCTTAACTGCCTTTCTGGCCGGTGTTACAGAGCCTGCACTTTTCGGGGTCAATTTCAGATTTAAAACACCACTTATCGCATCTGTTATCGGCGGCTTTGTTGGTGGCTGTTATGCAGGAATTATGGGTTCAAAATTAGTCGCAATGAGTGGTTTGGGTGTATTTGCCTTAGCTGGATTCATGTCAACAGATATTATGAACTTTGTAAATTATATAATCGGTGTTGTGATTGCTATGGTTGTAACATTCGTTTTAACCTTGCTTTTATTTAAAGAAAAAGAAAACTAG
- a CDS encoding PRD domain-containing protein — MKVIKKINNNVAVCIDNDGHELIAFGKGIGFPKIPYELTDLNKIWRTYYGINPSYLGLLNEISEDVFALSIKIIDQAKMRIMNEINSNIVFTLADHINFAIDRYKKNMDIKMPFVYDIQYLYENEMYIGEFAVRLINKEMNVHLSKDEAVSIALHFINAENMQRNETDEVNEKQIINDLTNMIEENFAIHIDKEGFNYSRFVSHLQYLLKRREQDTAIASENKKMYDYMKETYENTFHCVLHIREYLIEALAWTLSEEELLYLMLHINRLCSREDCNH, encoded by the coding sequence ATGAAGGTCATTAAGAAAATCAATAACAATGTAGCAGTTTGTATCGATAATGATGGACATGAATTGATCGCTTTTGGAAAAGGAATCGGATTTCCTAAAATCCCATATGAGCTTACAGATTTGAATAAAATCTGGAGGACCTATTATGGCATCAATCCAAGCTATTTAGGATTATTGAATGAGATTTCAGAAGATGTATTTGCATTAAGCATAAAAATTATAGATCAGGCAAAAATGCGAATTATGAATGAAATAAATTCAAATATTGTATTTACACTTGCGGATCATATCAATTTCGCGATTGACCGATATAAAAAAAATATGGATATTAAAATGCCATTTGTATATGATATCCAGTATTTATATGAAAATGAAATGTATATCGGCGAGTTCGCTGTTAGACTTATCAATAAAGAAATGAATGTTCATTTATCAAAAGATGAGGCTGTCAGTATTGCTTTGCATTTCATCAATGCTGAGAATATGCAGAGAAATGAAACAGATGAAGTTAATGAAAAGCAGATTATAAACGATCTTACCAATATGATTGAAGAGAACTTTGCTATTCATATTGATAAGGAGGGCTTTAATTACTCCAGATTCGTATCACATTTACAGTATTTGCTAAAGCGCAGAGAACAGGATACAGCGATAGCAAGTGAGAATAAAAAAATGTACGATTATATGAAAGAAACATATGAAAACACATTTCATTGTGTCCTTCATATCAGGGAATATTTGATAGAAGCATTGGCTTGGACTCTTAGTGAAGAAGAGTTATTATATCTGATGTTACATATCAATCGCTTATGTAGTAGAGAGGATTGTAACCATTAA
- a CDS encoding PTS glucose transporter subunit IIA — MFGVFKKKENITLYAPVTGKTIAITQVPDKVFAEKMMGDGIGFQFEDSVVYAPCDGIIALVAHTSHAVGITAKNGAEILIHIGLDTVNLNGQGLHALVQTGDKVKKGTPLIEIDRAFMKEQGIDLTTPMVVTNTSEYKMTIEDAGGHVIMGEDKVISFD; from the coding sequence ATGTTTGGTGTATTTAAAAAGAAAGAAAATATCACATTATATGCTCCGGTTACAGGAAAAACAATTGCCATCACACAGGTTCCTGATAAAGTGTTCGCTGAAAAGATGATGGGTGATGGCATTGGCTTCCAATTTGAAGATTCAGTCGTTTATGCGCCTTGTGATGGCATCATCGCACTGGTTGCACACACCTCCCATGCAGTGGGGATTACAGCGAAAAACGGTGCGGAAATACTTATTCATATTGGGCTGGATACAGTGAATCTGAATGGTCAGGGACTGCATGCATTAGTTCAAACAGGGGACAAGGTAAAAAAAGGAACACCGTTGATAGAAATTGATCGAGCATTTATGAAAGAACAAGGCATTGATCTAACAACACCAATGGTTGTAACGAATACCAGTGAATACAAAATGACTATCGAAGACGCTGGAGGTCATGTTATAATGGGGGAGGATAAAGTTATTTCATTTGATTAG
- a CDS encoding anaerobic ribonucleoside triphosphate reductase produces MITSIKKRDGREIHFSPEKITRAIFLAASRVAQEEGSKADYETAEILTEKVVNLLNNTYQGTTPTVENVQDAVIKVLIETGHAKTSEAYILYRAERTRIRSMKTRLMKSIEEITFADSNDADIKRENANIDGNTAMGTMLQYGSAVSKEFCMSQLMNPQHAALHENGDIHIHDMDFMNMGTLTCCQIDLEKLFTGGFSTGHGHLREPQDITSYAALAAIAIQSNQNDQHGGQSIPAFDFYLAKGVAKTFRKEYISNLNKALELFINLDADVREPFKAVEKETGKTAAMIMDDTFLHCLNNMLKENFGLGEDQIELINKFAYKEANVATRRKTYQAMEAFVHNLNTMHSRAGAQVPFSSINFGTDMTPEGRLISENLMLAQEAGLGNGETPIFPILIFKVKEGINYNPEDPNYDLFKLAMRVSAKRLFPNFSFMDAPFNKQYYKEGHPETETTYMGCRTRVMGNINGPEIATGRGNNSFTSINLPRLGIKHGVAVNGEFNEAAFFNELDEKMEIVIQQLLERLEIQGKKKVKNFPFLMGQGVWIGSENLSWEDTLEEIIKQGTLTIGFIGLAECLKALIGEHHGESEAAQKLGLKIIGHMREVCDEATEKYGLNFSLIATPAEGLSGRFTRIDKKVYGIIPGVTDRDYYTNSFHIPVYYHITAFKKIQKEAPYHEFTNGGHISYVEVDGDPTNNLEAFESIVRCMKDAGIGYGSINHPVDRDPCCGYSGVIEGHICPKCGRDEREEEYKFEKIRRITGYLVGTVDRFNDAKASEERDRVKHG; encoded by the coding sequence ATGATCACTAGCATTAAGAAAAGGGACGGACGTGAAATACATTTCTCTCCGGAAAAAATCACAAGAGCTATTTTCCTGGCAGCAAGCAGAGTGGCACAGGAGGAAGGCAGCAAGGCAGATTATGAAACAGCGGAAATACTGACGGAGAAAGTCGTAAATCTTCTGAATAATACATACCAGGGTACAACACCAACCGTGGAAAACGTACAGGATGCAGTTATCAAGGTACTGATTGAAACAGGTCATGCCAAAACGAGTGAGGCATATATTCTGTATCGTGCAGAACGTACAAGAATCCGCAGTATGAAAACAAGACTGATGAAATCCATTGAGGAAATCACATTTGCGGACAGCAATGATGCGGATATCAAACGTGAGAATGCCAATATCGACGGTAATACAGCTATGGGAACTATGCTGCAGTACGGTAGTGCGGTATCCAAGGAATTCTGTATGAGTCAGCTGATGAATCCACAGCATGCGGCTTTACACGAAAACGGGGATATTCACATCCATGATATGGATTTCATGAACATGGGTACGCTGACCTGCTGTCAGATTGATCTGGAAAAGCTGTTTACCGGTGGTTTTTCTACCGGACACGGACATTTGCGTGAGCCTCAGGATATCACAAGCTATGCAGCTCTTGCAGCAATCGCTATTCAGAGTAACCAGAATGACCAGCACGGCGGACAGAGTATTCCAGCATTTGACTTCTATCTTGCAAAGGGTGTTGCAAAGACATTCCGTAAGGAATATATCAGCAATCTGAATAAAGCTCTGGAGCTGTTTATCAATCTGGATGCCGATGTAAGAGAGCCATTCAAGGCTGTCGAAAAGGAAACAGGAAAAACAGCAGCAATGATCATGGACGATACCTTCCTGCATTGTCTGAACAATATGCTGAAGGAAAACTTTGGACTTGGTGAGGATCAGATTGAATTGATCAATAAGTTTGCATACAAGGAAGCAAATGTAGCAACGAGAAGAAAAACATATCAGGCAATGGAAGCCTTTGTACACAACCTGAATACAATGCATTCCCGTGCAGGGGCACAGGTACCATTCTCCAGTATCAACTTTGGTACGGACATGACACCGGAGGGTAGACTGATCAGTGAAAACCTGATGCTCGCACAGGAAGCAGGTCTTGGAAACGGAGAAACCCCGATTTTCCCAATTCTGATTTTCAAGGTAAAGGAAGGCATCAATTACAATCCGGAAGATCCAAACTATGATTTGTTTAAGCTGGCAATGCGCGTATCTGCAAAGCGTCTGTTTCCAAACTTCAGCTTTATGGACGCTCCCTTCAATAAACAGTATTATAAAGAAGGTCATCCGGAAACAGAAACGACATACATGGGCTGCCGTACCCGTGTTATGGGCAATATCAACGGGCCGGAAATTGCGACAGGACGAGGAAATAATTCCTTTACCTCAATCAATTTGCCGCGTCTGGGTATCAAGCACGGTGTTGCCGTAAACGGTGAATTTAACGAAGCTGCCTTCTTCAATGAACTGGATGAGAAGATGGAAATTGTGATTCAGCAGCTGCTGGAGCGACTGGAAATTCAGGGGAAAAAGAAGGTTAAGAACTTCCCATTCCTGATGGGACAGGGTGTATGGATCGGCAGTGAAAATCTGAGCTGGGAGGATACGCTGGAGGAAATTATCAAGCAGGGAACTCTGACGATTGGATTCATCGGACTTGCGGAATGCTTAAAGGCATTGATCGGAGAGCATCACGGAGAAAGTGAAGCTGCTCAGAAGCTCGGCTTGAAAATCATCGGCCATATGCGTGAGGTCTGCGATGAAGCAACAGAAAAATACGGTCTGAACTTTTCTCTGATCGCCACTCCGGCAGAAGGTCTGTCCGGAAGATTTACACGAATTGATAAAAAGGTTTACGGAATTATTCCGGGTGTTACAGATAGAGATTATTATACAAACTCTTTCCATATTCCGGTATATTATCATATAACAGCATTCAAAAAAATTCAGAAGGAAGCTCCTTACCATGAATTTACGAATGGCGGACATATTTCCTATGTGGAAGTGGATGGTGATCCTACCAATAATCTGGAGGCATTTGAATCTATCGTGCGCTGTATGAAGGATGCAGGTATTGGTTATGGAAGCATCAATCATCCGGTCGATCGCGATCCTTGCTGCGGATACAGCGGTGTTATTGAAGGACATATCTGCCCGAAATGCGGCAGAGATGAGCGCGAAGAAGAATATAAATTTGAAAAGATCCGGCGAATCACCGGTTATCTGGTAGGAACGGTAGACCGCTTCAATGATGCAAAGGCATCTGAAGAACGGGATCGTGTAAAGCATGGATAA
- the nrdG gene encoding anaerobic ribonucleoside-triphosphate reductase activating protein → MDNTTIRLASPMQEDSFVDGPGVRMVLWTQGCIHHCFNCHNPQTWDMQGGSVYSVEQLQKQILASHLQTGLTLSGGEPFLQVEPLLEIIKAAKEKKLNIWAYSGFTFEELLADQLKKELLMQIDVLVDGRFVNELKDYRLVFKGSRNQRIIDVQKSLKSGKVILSEKDEQNQKLNKEDMANA, encoded by the coding sequence ATGGATAATACAACCATACGGCTTGCTTCTCCTATGCAGGAGGACAGCTTTGTGGATGGCCCTGGAGTGCGCATGGTTTTATGGACTCAGGGCTGTATACATCACTGCTTTAACTGCCATAATCCGCAGACCTGGGATATGCAGGGAGGAAGTGTTTATTCTGTTGAGCAGCTGCAAAAGCAGATACTTGCTTCGCACTTGCAAACCGGACTGACTCTTTCCGGAGGCGAACCGTTTCTGCAGGTAGAGCCGCTGCTGGAAATCATAAAGGCGGCAAAGGAAAAAAAGCTGAATATCTGGGCATACAGTGGGTTTACCTTTGAGGAGCTGCTTGCAGATCAACTTAAAAAAGAGCTGTTAATGCAAATTGATGTATTGGTTGACGGAAGGTTTGTGAATGAGTTAAAGGATTACCGTCTTGTTTTTAAGGGAAGCCGCAATCAAAGGATTATAGATGTACAGAAGTCTTTAAAAAGCGGTAAAGTAATTCTTTCAGAAAAGGATGAACAGAATCAGAAGCTGAATAAAGAGGATATGGCGAATGCTTAG
- a CDS encoding helix-turn-helix domain-containing protein, which yields MKSLGTKISELRKARSMTQDELAVKMGVSPQAVSKWENDLSMPDLPILIELSDYFHVSLDDLLKEKEPVVELIPEDKRKSIEQMFLRVYVDTEHGDRVRVNLPLALVKMARDMGLDIPQMTDNPAMKNIDLQMIMRMIESGVIGKLVEVDSANGDHVEVIVE from the coding sequence ATGAAATCTTTAGGAACCAAAATAAGTGAGCTTAGGAAAGCAAGAAGCATGACACAGGATGAACTCGCAGTCAAAATGGGTGTATCTCCACAGGCAGTATCAAAATGGGAAAATGATCTCTCCATGCCAGATCTTCCGATTTTGATTGAGCTGTCAGATTACTTTCATGTTTCATTGGATGATTTGTTAAAGGAAAAGGAACCGGTGGTAGAGCTGATACCGGAGGATAAGAGGAAGAGCATTGAACAGATGTTTTTAAGAGTTTATGTGGATACAGAGCATGGAGACCGGGTGCGTGTCAATCTGCCGCTGGCTCTGGTCAAGATGGCAAGAGATATGGGCTTGGATATTCCGCAAATGACAGATAATCCAGCTATGAAAAATATCGACCTTCAAATGATTATGCGTATGATTGAAAGTGGTGTAATTGGTAAGCTGGTAGAGGTTGATTCCGCAAATGGGGATCATGTTGAAGTGATCGTTGAATGA
- a CDS encoding nuclear transport factor 2 family protein, with product MKELENYILSVNTCEEALIREVWSAQDICSMIFPKGEIEGLQAIIDSFYHGAMAQYEKRKLQQDAVKIQEFGDITIVRFYWTLYAIMRDSGEHIINKGRETQVYRSYPTGKKLIHVHYSRLP from the coding sequence ATGAAGGAGCTGGAAAACTATATCCTTTCCGTAAATACATGTGAGGAAGCACTAATTCGTGAGGTCTGGAGTGCACAGGATATATGCTCCATGATATTCCCAAAGGGTGAAATAGAGGGCTTACAGGCAATCATCGACTCCTTTTACCACGGGGCGATGGCACAGTATGAAAAACGAAAGCTTCAGCAGGATGCTGTGAAAATTCAGGAATTTGGTGATATCACGATTGTGCGCTTTTACTGGACACTATATGCAATTATGCGTGATAGTGGGGAACATATTATAAATAAGGGGAGAGAGACGCAAGTCTATCGTTCTTATCCGACCGGGAAAAAGCTGATACATGTGCATTATTCAAGGTTACCCTGA